A genomic stretch from Podospora pseudoanserina strain CBS 124.78 chromosome 3, whole genome shotgun sequence includes:
- a CDS encoding hypothetical protein (EggNog:ENOG503P3S3; COG:S): MTQLTPEEEAASARAAHQAALRKAKREAKIRAGAESRLNKITGLGGGVQRVDPSSTTAPPSTISDATTTSAIPAAASVTASVHDADPEEVDISTSEHFYRPASTNRIPPVESDIDEQALRQMMLGLDGPGVTPPPMGMGMGGGKKMEEDPMMAMMMQMLGGGGAAPGGGGAPPQNPFAGLAGMGGGFPGMPGMEQPPQQQQPPSKTPGLFKILHTLIALSLGLYLLLSTPFTGSKLDRDKSALADSGAAVFQSEAESQAKRNFVWGFATAEILLFTTRFILESQAGIRGEQSSGILGGLMNFLPPPWKGRVEMGIRYAKVVGRVRGDVLLVVFVLGVGSWLRG, from the exons atGACGCAACTCAcccccgaagaagaagccgccTCGGCGCGCGCAGCCCACCAGGCGGCGCTGAGGAAGGCGAAACGCGAGGCGAAGATCAGGGCGGGGGCTGAGTCGAGGTTGAATAAGATTAccggtttggggggtggtgtgcaAAGGG TGGACCCTTCGAGCACAACCgcacctccctccaccatcagTGATGCCACTACTACATCCGCCATCCCTGCTGCCGCTTCTGTCACCGCCTCCGTCCACGATGCCGACCCAGAAGAAGTCGACATCTCCACCTCGGAACACTTCTATCGACCGGCGAGTACGAATCGGATCCCCCCCGTTGAGTCGGACATCGACGAGCAGGCGCTAAGGCAGATGATGCTTGGACTTGACGGACCGGGCGtcacaccaccccccatgggaatggggatgggaggggggaagaaaaTGGAGGAGGAcccgatgatggcgatgatgatgcagaTGCTTGGAGGCGGTGGCGCTGcccccggtggtggtggcgctcCTCCGCAAAACCCGTTTGCTGGTCTTGCTGGCATGGGCGGTGGGTTTCCTGGTATGCCTGGTATGGAACAgccaccccagcaacaacagccgcCCTCAAAAACCCCCGGTCTCTTCAAAATCTTGCATACGCTTATCGCCCTTTCGCTGGGGCTGTACCTGCTGCTCAGCACGCCCTTCACTGGCTCAAAGCTCGACCGTGACAAGTCGGCCTTGGCGGATTCAGGCGCGGCAGTGTTCCAGTCAGAAGCGGAGAGCCAGGCCAAGAGGAACTTTGTCTGGGGGTTTGCCACTGCGGAGATTTTACTGTTTACGACGAGGTTTATTTTGGAGAGTCAGGCGGGGATTAGGGGGGAGCAGAGCTCTGGGATCTTGGGCGGGTTGATGAATTtcctgccgccgccgtggaAGGGACGGGTCGAGATGGGGATTAGGTATGCCAAGGTTGTGGGtagggtgaggggggacGTGCTTTTGgtcgtttttgttttgggagtggggagttggttgaggggttaa
- a CDS encoding hypothetical protein (EggNog:ENOG503NWEY; COG:P): MAVPRVAGASPGPAGFMSNSSSSPSSWPQPTQPTQPPPPPASQPQHIQLPQQNISHLSVHTQNVNVNTTSPRSPHQLQQRPPLPRMGSIGYESPDEFEPPNYNPAPGQGGFSSYYRNRQPGRSGTSTPATIHTHAPYLEFSTPDSLEGMMNRAGSNAKYGNGKVSIKDRICCVQWNWFTMTMATGGVANVLHSIPYESRWLTGIGLAFYFLNICLFIMNCVLISLRFHWRPGSFVESFTDQMESLFISSLIVSLATILITTAQYGIPHVGDWLLSLLEALFWVYVGLSTLSSAGLYLTLWSTQVFPIHTMTPVWVFPAYPLLLTAPMAANLISAAAQSGRIDLLNPIAISLASLTTQGTGFLIAFMISASFLYRLMTQKLPRDHQRPGVFISIGPSGFTAAGLVSLGGLASDIFPSDHTLSADILKVMAYMTGLWLWGLSIWFFLVSVGSLWKYLRPEKKENFKFQMTWFSFVFPNTALVTATEAIGIQLGAEGLKVFGCVLAAGIVIVWCLVVGRMVDCLWKRELLWPKEGEGRRNRQEQGQETD; this comes from the exons ATGGCCGTCCCAAGAGTGGCCGGTGCTTCCCCCGGCCCTGCAGGGTTCATGAGCAATAGCAGCAGCTCACCGTCGTCATGGCCACAGCCTACACAACctacacaaccaccaccaccaccagcttcacaaccacaacacatACAACTACCACAACAAAATATCAGTCATTTGTCTGTTCATACCCAAAATGTTAacgtcaacaccacctccccgcgTTCTCCTCATCAGCTACAGCAGCGGCCACCGCTCCCGCGCATGGGGAGCATAGGGTATGAATCACCAGACGAGTTTGAGCCTCCGAATTACAACCCTGCTCCGGGTCAAGGGGGGTTTTCATCATATTATCGGAATCGCCAGCCCGGGAGGAGTGGTACGTCCACACCGGCCACCATACATACCCATGCACCGTACTTGGAGTTTTCGACGCCGGACTCCCtggaggggatgatgaaCCGGGCAGGAAGTAATGCCAAGTATGGGAATGGGAAAGTGAGCATCAAAGACCGGATTTGCTGTGTCCAGTGGAATTGGTTTACCATGACCATG GCGACAGGCGGAGTAGCCAATGTTCTTCACTCGATACCCTACGAATCGCGCTGGCTGACCGGCATCGGGCTTGCTTTTTACTTTCTCAACATTTGTTTGTTCATAATGAACTGTGTATTAATCTCGTTGCGGTTTCATTGGCGGCCGGGAAGCTTTGTCGAGTCGTTCACGGACCAGATGGAGTCGTTGTTTATTTCTTCCCTT ATTGTATCACTAGCGACGATTCTCATCACCACGGCCCAGTATGGTATTCCTCACGTTGGTGACTGGCTTCTCTCTTTGTTGGAGGCGCTGTTTTGGGTTTACGTGGGGTTAAGCACGCTATCTTCTGCGGGCCTTTATCTCACTCTTTGGTCGACTCA AGTCTTTCCAATCCACACCATGACTCCGGTCTGGGTCTTCCCCGCCTACCCTCTCTTGCTGACCGCCCCTATGGCCGCGAACCTCAtctctgccgccgcccaaTCCGGCCGCATTGACCTGTTAAACCCTATTGCTATCTCCTTAGCCAGCTTGACAACTCAGGGCACCGGCTTCCTAATCGCCTTTATgatctcggcctccttcctctACCGCCTCATGACTCAAAAACTTCCCCGCGACCATCAACGTCCCGGTGTTTTCATCAGTATCGGTCCGTCAGGTTTCACCGCGGCAGGTCTTGTCTCCCTCGGTGGCCTAGCATCCGATATTTTCCCCTCCGACCACACCCTCTCAGCGGATATACTCAAAGTCATGGCATACATGACTGGCCTTTGGCTCTGGGGGTTGAGCATCTGGTTCTTCTTGGTGTCTGTGGGTTCCCTTTGGAAATATCTCCGtccggagaagaaggagaactTCAAGTTCCAGATGACGTGGTTCAGCTTTGTATTTCCTAACACTGCGCTGGTCACGGCGACGGAGGCGATTGGGATACAGCTGGGGGCTGAAGGGTTGAAGGTCTTTGGGTGTGTACTGGCAGCGGGGATTGTAATTGTTtggtgcttggtggtggggaggatggtggacTGTTTGTGGAAGCGGGAGTTGCTTTGGCccaaggagggggaggggaggaggaaccgGCAGGAACAGGGTCAGGAGACGGATTAG
- the PRS5_2 gene encoding ribose-phosphate pyrophosphokinase (EggNog:ENOG503NUAS; COG:E; COG:F), which translates to MVRNIVVLGGNSHPALVDSVCNALSLPPCNRILTKFSSGESRCEIQDSVRGKDVYIIQTGFGGNGSRLNDHFMDLCIMISACKTGSARRVTAVLPLFPYSRQPDLPYNKAGAPLFKAGSESGKKDYTFDSVPATPAPGIPKTAGLTNGTDITSKLLKTSLTNGNGVQSPIKQNGDGYFPANGVNGTTTPSPVTRTGAYTTHDYENLSHIGAFQAKPGYKQWVAQAGTLVANLLNCAGADHVITMDLHDPQVQGFFDVPVDNLYGRPLLKRYIQQHIPNYKDAVIISPDAGGAKRATAIADSMGVDFALIHKERRPTKITDRQNASMMLVGDVRDRICILVDDLLDTGNTITRAAKLCKKEGATKIYALLTHGVFSGDAINRVQASAIDKVVVTNSVPQDKHKALLGPKLDVLDISPIFAEAIRRVHHGESISVLFNHD; encoded by the exons ATGGTCCGCAACATCGTGGTTCTCGGCGGAAACTCGCACCCGGCCCTGGTCGACAGCGTCTGTAATGCGCTCAGCTTGCCACCATGCAACCGCATCCTGACCAAGTTCTCTTCGGGAGAAAGCCGCTGCGAGATCCAGGACTCGGTTCGAGGCAAGGATGTGTACATCATTCAGACGGGCTTCGGGGGCAACGGCAGCAGGCTGAATGATCATTTCATGGATCTGTGCATCATGATCTCTGCCTGCAAGACAGGTTCGGCGCGTAGGGTCACGGCTGTCCTGCCCTTGTTTCCCTACTCGAGACAGCCAGATCTCCCATACAACAAGGCCGGTGCGCCTCTGTTCAAGGCTGGGTCGGAGAGCGGAAAGAAGGACTATACCTTCGACAGTGTCCCCGCTACGCCAGCCCCCGGTATTCCAAAGACTGCCGGTCTCACCAATGGCACTGATATCACGAGCAAACTGCTCAAGACCTCCTTGACCAACGGGAACGGTGTCCAGTcccccatcaaacaaaaCGGCGATGGCTATTTCCCTGCGAATGGAGtcaacggcaccaccaccccaagccCCGTCACACGGACTGGGGCCTACACGACGCACGATTATGAGAACCTCTCGCACATCGGCGCATTCCAAGCGAAGCCTGGCTATAAGCAGTGGGTCGCGCAGGCTGGCACGTTGGTCGCGAACCTCTTGAAttgtgctggtgctgatcaTG TCATCACCATGGATTTGCACGACCCTCAAG TGCAGGGATTCTTTGACGTGCCTGTCGACAACTTGTACGGAAGGCCTCTCCTCAAGCGGTACATCCAGCAGCACATCCCCAACTACAAGGATGCCGTGATCATTTCCCCCGACGCAGGCGGCGCGAAGCGCGCAACAGCGATTGCTGACAGCATGGGCGTTGATTTCGCCCTCATCCACAAG GAACGCCGCCCTACTAAGATCACGGACCGGCAAAACGCAAgcatgatgttggtgggtgatgtgCGGGACCGCATCTGCATTCTCGTCGACGACCTTCTCGATACGGGCAACACCATTACACGCGCTGCCAAGCTCTGCAAAAAGGAGGGTGCGACCAAGATCTACGCCCTTCTGACCCACGGCGTCTTCAGCGGTGACGCTATCAACCGCGTACAGGCATCGGCCATCGACAAGGTGGTTGTGACCAACTCAGTGCCTCAGGACAAGCACAAGGCGCTTCTTGGACCCAAGCTGGATGTTCTGGATATCTCGCCCATCTTTGCCGAGGCGATCCGGCGCGTCCACCATGGTGAATCCATCAGCGTCCTGTTTAATCACGACTAA
- a CDS encoding hypothetical protein (EggNog:ENOG503P5W1; COG:K), translating to MKILEAQSAVLTNYEVYQHLTDIRKRNNSSQPKRRMPEDAFRLSKEVLEYLETKPYPLHDQKEKQHYSQTTLELLCEKLAEKFPDITKAEGLAIFDVRPTNIPVLAIIVESLEDRYTEEEQQQLVDLVIEVLGQDDPEPEEEEGEEGAEDGDAVQSVETTNGA from the exons ATGAAGATCCTAGAGGCCCAGTCGGCCGTGCTCACCAACTACGAGGTGTACCAGCACCTCACCGATATACGCAAGAGGAACAACAGTAGCCAGCCTAAGAGACGGATGCCCGAAGATGCCTTCCGGCTCAGCAAGGAG GTCCTCGAGTATTTGGAGACGAAGCCATACCCGCTGCACGACCAAAAGGAGAAACAGCACTACAGCCAAACCACCCTCGAATTGCTCTGCGAGAAGCTGGCGGAGAAGTTTCccgacatcaccaaggcCGAAGGTCTCGCCATTTTCGACGTGCGACCTACCAACATCCCAGTTTTGGCTATAATTGTCGAGTCGCTCGAGGACCGGTAcacggaagaggagcagcagcaactcgTTGATCTCGTTATCGAGGTCCTTGGACAAGATGACCCCGagcctgaagaagaagaaggcgaggaaggcgcTGAGGATGGAGACGCAGTTCAGTCTGTTGAGACTACCAACGGCGCATAA
- a CDS encoding hypothetical protein (EggNog:ENOG503P2AZ; COG:S), with amino-acid sequence MEEQTITILLLGDEKCGKTTFLSRISQGRPNLQGNVPITMLRDMDQPFVFDIRSRKGQYRFEFFDTSSPESWKLLRPDLVIICYDISQRLSLINLQRVWVKEVRATFNHDRLPMLVLGLKRDLRSEDDPNGIIYPQEAYVRAQEMRADKYMECSAVTGELLPEVFDDICSTALKSTSEEGGQSEGGCAIM; translated from the exons ATGGAAGaacaaaccatcaccatccttctGCTGGGAGATGAGAAATGCGGCAAAACTACATTTTTATC ACGGATCAGCCAGGGCCGTCCAAATCTCCAAGGCAATGTTCCAATCACCATGCTGAGGGATATGGACCAACCCTTTGTGTTTGATATCCGCTCCCGGAAAGGACAGTACCGTTTCGAGTTTTTCGATACATCCAGCCCTGAAAGCTGGAAACTGCTCCGACCAGACCTCGTAATCATCTGCTATGACATCAGCCAGCGGTTgagcctcatcaacctccagcGAGTC TGGGTAAAGGAGGTGCGGGCGACATTCAACCATGATCGTCTGCCGATGCTCGTGTTGGGTTTAAAGAGGGACTTGCGCTCCGAGGATGATCCAAATGGAATCATATATCCGCAAGAAGCATATGTTCGCGCCCAAGAAATGCGCGCAGACAAATACATGGAATGTTCTGCTGTAACAGGCGAGCTTCTCCCTGAGGTATTTGACGACATATGTAGTACAGCTCTGAAGTCGACgtcggaggagggcgggCAGAGCGAAGGGGGGTGCGCCATCATGTAA
- the DEG1 gene encoding pseudouridine synthase deg1 (BUSCO:EOG09263UAJ; COG:J; EggNog:ENOG503NUSU), translating into MNSFQALRRTIQGPAQAHKRAVTFGITTATRPFSSHITTHLLNSPQSPSNQNIEAKKTMDYQDWTKERLLERVKELEAQLKTQSQLPQQPTPALQPPAAATPTITTEEGEPPKKKQKKKSVGIDPSRYSTRLIALKLSYLGKNYGGFEHSGYSNVPSIEEELWKALVKGCLITPADPSKIDFAPFEYSKCGRTDRGVSAFGQVISIRVRSNRPPSKPEQPAEEDVVMEGTPEQNNTPQLPGKKQQQKPQKEWEDIVDEINYPKVLNRLLPPDIKVLAWAPTLPEGFSARFSCYERQYRYFFTNPSMAPTLLAPGEKSGWLDIAAMKKAAKYFEGLHDFRNFCKVDGGKQITSFQRRIFECDIEEVEGQDLGGVNFWGGEKKGKVYYFHVRGSAFLWHQIRHMVAIVFNVGQGLERPEVVRELLDVERNGRKPGYIMAEEVPLVLWDCVFPKRPEIVTGEGERKVLSRGEDERAFMHDPDFKGEIKFEDDGVDWVWLGEDQPGNLMGSNGLVDQLWEYWHERKMDELLSGLLLQQVATRADLTRKLGKEEPAPKKNGKENLQRVYKGGNMTRSSGVYVPVMKKELMPTPVEINHKWAQSKGFKDSEDMANTKNWRSVIKANKAADKAAAAGGEKSV; encoded by the coding sequence ATGAACTCTTTCCAGGCCTTGCGGAGGACTATTCAAGGACCAGCGCAAGCGCACAAGCGAGCGGTGACTTTTGGTATCACAACCGCCACTCGTCCTTTTTCATCTCACATTACGACTCACTTACTGAACTCACCACAATCCCCATCGAATCAAAATATTGAAGCCAAAAAGACAATGGACTACCAAGACTGGACCAAAGAACGGCTCCTGGAGCGAGTGAAGGAACTGGAAGCTCAGCTTAAGACTCAGTCCCAACTACCACAACAACCCACACCAGCACTCCagcccccagcagcagcaacgccaacaataacaacagaagaaggcgaaccccccaaaaagaaacaaaagaaaaagtccgTTGGCATCGACCCCTCCCGTTACAGCACCCGCCTCATCGCCCTCAAGCTCTCCTACCTGGGGAAAAACTACGGCGGCTTCGAGCACTCGGGCTACAGCAACGTCCCCTccatcgaggaggagctctgGAAAGCGCTTGTCAAAGGCTGTCTCATCACCCCGGCCGACCCGTCTAAAATCGACTTTGCGCCGTTCGAGTACAGCAAATGTGGACGGACGGACAGGGGGGTGAGTGCATTTGGGCAGGTGATTTCCATTCGGGTGAGGTCGAATAGACCCCCATCTAAACCGGAACAACCAGCGGAGGAAGATGTAGTGATGGAGGGGACACCAGAgcaaaacaacaccccccagcTGCCAGGAAAgaagcaacagcaaaaaccccaaaaagAGTGGGAGGATATTGTGGATGAAATCAACTACCCCAAGGTCCTCAACCGTCTTTTGCCTCCTGacatcaaggttctcgccTGGGCGCCGACGCTGCCGGAGGGGTTCTCGGCCAGGTTTAGTTGTTACGAGAGGCAGTATAGATATTTCTttaccaacccctccatgGCACCTACTCTTCTTGCTCCAGGGGAGAAGTCAGGGTGGCTTGACATTGCGGCTATGAAAAAAGCGGCAAAGTACTTTGAGGGGTTGCACGATTTTAGGAATTTTTGCAAGGTTGATGGCGGGAAGCAGATAACCAGCTTTCAGAGGAGGATTTTTGAGTGTGATattgaggaggtcgaggggcaggatttggggggggtgaatttttgggggggggagaagaaggggaaggttTACTATTTCCATGTGAGGGGGTCGGCGTTTTTGTGGCATCAGATTAGGCATATGGTTGCGATTGTTTTTAATGTTGGGCAGGGGTTGGAAAGGCCGGAGGTTGTGAGGGAGCTGTTGGATGTGGAGAGGAATGGGAGGAAGCCGGGGTATATcatggccgaggaggtgccgttggtgttgtgggaTTGTGTGTTTCCCAAAAGGCCAGAGATTGTCAcgggtgagggagagaggaaggtgttgagtcggggtgaggatgagagggCTTTTATGCATGATCCTGATTTCAAAGGGGAGATCAAgttcgaggatgatggggtggaCTGGGTTTGGCTTGGGGAGGACCAGCCGGGGAATTTGATGGGGAGTAACGGGTTGGTGGATCAATTGTGGGAGTATTGGCATGAAAGGAAGATGGATGAGCTGTTGAgtgggttgttgctgcagcAGGTGGCGACGAGGGCGGATTTGACGAGGAagttggggaaggaggagccggcgccgaagaagaacggaaaagaaaatttgCAGAGGGTGTATAAGGGGGGGAATATGACGAGGTCGTCGGGGGTGTATGTGCCcgtgatgaagaaggagttGATGCCGACGCCGGTGGAGATTAACCACAAGTGGGCGCAGTCGAAGGGGTTCAAGGACTCGGAGGATATGGCGAATACCAAGAACTGGAGGTCGGTGATCAAAGCCAACAAAGCCGCTgacaaggcggcggcggctggtggtgagaagtCAGTGTAA
- a CDS encoding hypothetical protein (EggNog:ENOG503P4B9; COG:M; COG:O): MLTTAPHLYLRRPSPTTAEFTVTTCPPLTLPLRLCLLAISLLRVAIFTAATTTIYSRFFHDPSRPPSPIPISLLDLLYQGDILLLASHLLQTLHSSPPGQFLASITAPLSNSALAAIASVITYFTLCTQLHTTESLLVLRGLGIQTSTSSSSFSSPIPNTSDGSNRWRGWKWWFWGTTPTKTRFIPTEKIRDVLINEAFRGFEVRYYLIVIVEGEEDVVVVFPKLLPGRKIVEEVWRGVRGCLYEGDPNHQSLGGSWGQTATLGRKDS, encoded by the coding sequence atgTTGACAACAGCCCCCCACCTCTACCTCCGccgcccctccccaacaaccgcCGAATTCACAGTCACCACCTGCCCACCCCtgaccctccccctccgcctctgcctcctcgccatctccctcctccgcgtcgccatcttcaccgcAGCCACGACGACAATCTACTCCCGCTTCTTCCACGatccctcccgtcccccatcaccaatccCAATATCGTTGCTTGACCTCCTCTACCAAggcgacatcctcctcctcgcctcccacctcctccaaaccctccactCCTCGCCACCCGGCCAATTCCtcgcctccatcaccgcccccctctccaactctGCCCTGGCAGCCATCGCCTCGGTGATCACCTACTTCACCCTCTGCACCCAGCTCCACACCACCGAGTCCCTTCTTGTTCTCCGGGGGCTGGGTATCCAGACTTCGACCAGTTCGTCATCGTTTAGTAGCCCGATTCCAAACACGTCGGATGGAAGTAAtaggtggagggggtggaagtggtggttttgggggacGACGCCGACAAAGACAAGGTTTATTCCTACGGAAAAGATACGGGATGTGTTGATCAATGAAGCGTTtagggggtttgaggttAGGTATTATCTTATTGTTAttgtcgagggggaggaggatgttgttgttgtttttccTAAGCTGTTGCCAGGGAGGAAGATTGTCGAGGAGGtatggaggggggtgagggggtgttTGTATGAGGGTGATCCGAATCATCAGAGTTTagggggaagttgggggCAGACGGCGAcgttggggaggaaggataGTTGA
- the OLE1_2 gene encoding stearoyl-CoA 9-desaturase (COG:C; COG:I; EggNog:ENOG503NU4E) codes for MSVTVTEEPATMLAWEKNPLALPLPKVEKPAETLWQRIKWESMIVLTVSPIIGLYGLLFVPLQTKTLWWSVFLYWFSIIGSTAGSHRLYSHRSFKASTPLQIFLLIGGTCGVQGSAFWWAREHRAHHRYTDSDLDPHSGKEGFWWTHAGWILFRRDIQAGPTDVSDLKKNKLVMFQHRHYFKLFPFLAYVMPAAVAGYFWGDWAGGICYAAMLRLTIVQHSIMCINSLAHTFGDAPFDDKHTPRNHFFTAIVTAGEGYHNFHHQFPVDYRNGIKWYQYDPTKWFIYLSSRLGLSTQLQTFPQNEISKGELTMTLRRLKEKQEDIKWPARPDKLPLVSWETFQREAKKNSLILINGYIHDASEFENKHPGGKAIIRARVGKDATAAFGGGVYEHSNAAHNLLAMMRVAVLEGGVEHVKYVTPAERLRIIEHYKEEESH; via the exons ATgtccgtcaccgtcaccgaaGAACCGGCGACGATGCTGGCCTGGGAGAAGAACCCACTGGCGCTTCCATTGCCCAAGGTTGAGAAGCCTGCTGAGACGCTATGGCAACGGATCAAGTGGGAAAGCATGATTGTTCTCACTGTCTCCCCGATAATAGGTCTATACGGGCTTCTCTTTGTGCCCTTGCAGACCAAGACATTGTGGTGGTCTGTCTTCCTGTACTGGTTCAGCATCATCG GCTCAACCGCCGGCTCCCACAGACTCTACTCCCACCGCTCCTTCAaagcctccacccccctccagattttcctcctcatcggcgGCACCTGCGGCGTCCAAGGCTCGGCCTTCTGGTGGGCTCGCGAGCACCGCGCCCACCACCGCTACACCGACTCGGACCTCGACCCCCACTCCGGAAAAGAAGGCTTCTGGTGGACGCACGCCGGCTGGATCCTCTTCAGGCGAGACATCCAAGCCGGCCCCACAGACGTCTCCGacctcaagaagaacaagctgGTCATGTTCCAACACCGTCACTACTTCAAGCTCTTCCCTTTCCTGGCATACGTCATGCCAGCGGCAGTAGCAGGATACTTCTGGGGCGACTGGGCAGGCGGCATCTGCTACGCGGCCATGCTCAGGCTGACGATCGTCCAGCACAGCATCATGTGTATCAACTCCCTCGCCCACACCTTTGGCGACGCCCCATTTGACGACAAGCACACCCCCCGCAACCACTTTTTTACGGCCATCGTCACTGCCGGGGAGGGGTACCACAACTTCCACCACCAGTTCCCTGTTGACTACCGCAATGGGATCAAGTGGTATCAATATGACCCGACAAAATGGTTCATCTACCTCAGCTCCCGGCTTGGGTTGTCGACGCAGCTGCAGACTTTTCCCCAAAACGAAATCAGCAAGGGGGAGCTGACCATGACGCTGAGAAGActgaaggagaagcaggaggataTCAAATGGCCGGCTAGGCCGGACAAGCTCCCGCTTGTGAGCTGGGAGACGTTTCagagggaggcgaagaagaatTCGCTGATTTTGATCAATGGGTACATCCATGACGCGAGCGAATTTGAGAACAAACACCCTGGCGGAAAGGCGATTATtagggcgagggtggggaaggaTGCGACAGCTGcgtttggagggggggtttatGAGCATAGCAATGCTGCGCATAAT TTGCTCGCGATGATGAGAGTTGCTGTGCtcgaggggggtgttgagcaTGTCAAGTATGTGACGccggcggagaggttgagaatTATTGAGCATtataaggaggaggaaagccATTAA
- a CDS encoding hypothetical protein (COG:L; EggNog:ENOG503P0V7), with translation MLSLKVPPRWTRPCSVLIGCRGESHLRCKTVVGCLWPPFPRNIYTNTNTHTPPQYHRQRRQASRIVVTGHNKTMFNPLQGWKSEPAPRHQGYSAFVNGHWRSFASPAKNVVDGSNTPTRFSVWSWNIDFKLDVPVARMRAALNHVRSLVASQDGTPCIVMFNEMVASDLDVIADDEWVRENYNVTDLTGENWDFHDFPPGFGYGTCILVPKVLPIKAVFRVYYPNSSMQRDALFVDIAIPRDKVLRVCSTHLESLVARPPKRPAQLATAARFLHQAHLGILAGDLNAIERFDWTLHKENRLKDAYLETGGKQGDEAGATWGLMGRSNDRQRYGTSRMDKVLFCGKAALLDYGTFGLDVEVEDEADRQKLKRSWGLAKAWVTDHLGVRAEFQLEEV, from the exons ATGCTGTCTCTTAAAGTGCCGCCGAGATGGACCCGTCCCTGCTCCGTCCTGATCGGATGTCGTGGAGAAAGCCACCTCCGGTGCAAGACTGTTGTTGGTTGCCTGTGGCCTCCGTTCCCGCGAAACATATATACCAACACGAACACTCACACTCCCCCGCAGTATCATCGCCAGAGACGCCAAGCGTCCCGCATCGTCGTCACTGGACACAACAAGACCATGTTCAACCCACTCCAAGGCTGGAAATCTGAACCAGCGCCCCGACACCAGGGCTATTCGGCCTTTGTCAATGGCCACTGGAGGAGCTTCGCCAGCCCAGCCAAAAATGTCGTGGATGGTTCCAACACACCCACACGCTTTTCTGTATGGTCCTGGAATATCGACTTCAAGCTGGATGTGCCCGTGGCTCGCATGAGGGCTGCTCTCAACCATGTCCGATCATTAGTGGCTTCTCAAGACGGGACTCCGTGCATCGTCATGTTCAACGAGATGGTTGCATCTGACCTGGATGTGATAGCGGACGACGAGTGGGTTAGGGAAAACTATAATGTGACCGACCTGACTGGAGAGAACTGGGACTTCCACGACTTTCCTCCCGGATTTGGCTATG GAACATGCATTCTTGTGCCGAAGGTGCTCCCCATCAAGGCCGTGTTCCGTGTCTACTACCCCAACTCGTCGATGCAGCGTGATGCCCTCTTTGTCGACATTGCCATCCCACGAGACAAAGTCCTTCGTGTATGCAGCACCCACCTGGAATCCCTTGTGGCCCGGCCACCGAAGCGGCCGGCGCAGCTTGCCACGGCGGCCAGGTTCTTGCACCAGGCACATCTTGGCATTCTCGCGGGAGACCTCAACGCCATCGAGCGCTTCGACTGGACCCTCCACAAGGAAAACAGGCTCAAGGATGCGTATCTCGAGACTGGCGGCAAACAAGGAGACGAGGCTGGGGCGACATGGGGATTGATGGGCCGCAGCAATGACAGACAGCGGTATGGAACGTCCAGAATGGACAAGGTGCTCTTTTGCGGAAAGGCAGCGTTGCTTGATTACGGCACTTTCGGGCTGGATGTTGAAGTCGAAGATGAGGCGGATCGGCAGAAGTTAAAGCGCTCTTGGGGACTGGCGAAAGCCTGGGTGACGGATCATTTGGGCGTTCGGGCAGAGTTCCAACTCGAAGAGGTTTAA